The following are encoded together in the Peromyscus leucopus breed LL Stock chromosome 1, UCI_PerLeu_2.1, whole genome shotgun sequence genome:
- the Trpt1 gene encoding tRNA 2'-phosphotransferase 1 isoform X3: protein MRAGLAFVPAACGSPVKHTPAWLPADGFVPLQALLRLPQFHSFSVEDVQRVVDNNGKQRFALQPGEPSTGPLIRANQGHSLQVPELELMPLETPQALPLILVHGTFWKHWPSILLKGLSRQGRAHIHLASGLPGDPGVTSGMRPNCDVAVFIDGPLALADGIPFYRSANGVILTPGNTEGFLPPKYFKEALQLRPTRKPLSLAGDKEAEYQSGARHSSRGGRRKIQQ from the exons GCCTAGCCTTTGTTCCAGCTGCCTGTGGCTCCCCCGTTAAGCACACCCCCGCCTGGCTGCCCGCAGATGGCTTTGTACCCCTGCAAGCTCTCCTGCGGCTGCCCCAGTTCCACAGCTTCTCCGTTGAGGATGTGCAGCGCGTGGTGGATAACAACGGAAAGCAGCGGTTTGCCCTGCAGCCAGGCGAGCCCAGCACTGGCCCTCTCATCAGGGCCAATCAGGGCCACTCCCTACAA GTACCTGAGTTGGAGCTGATGCCCCTGGAGACACCACAAGCCCTGCCTTTGATACTAGTCCATGGTACATTCTGGAAGCATTGGCCATCTATTCTACTGAAGGGCTTGTCACGCCAGGGAAGGGCGCACATCCACTTGGCCTCAGGATTGCCTGGCGACCCTGGTGTCACCAGTG GCATGCGTCCAAATTGTGACGTGGCGGTGTTCATCGATGGACCCCTAGCTCTGGCAG ATGGAATCCCCTTCTACCGCTCTGCCAACGGGGTGATCCTGACTCCAGGGAACACTGAAggcttcctgcctcccaagtacttcaAGGAGGCCCTGCAGCTGCGACCCACCC GAAAGCCTCTCTCCTTGGCTGGCGATAAAGAGGCGGAGTATCAGAGTGGCGCCAGGCACAGctccagaggaggaagaagaaagatccaacaataa